One window from the genome of Carnobacteriaceae bacterium zg-84 encodes:
- a CDS encoding PTS sugar transporter subunit IIC: MIHWWQILLLTLYAAYQILDELTIVSSAGSPVFAGCVAGLVMGDLQTGLFIGGSLQLVVLGVGTFGGASRIDANSGAVLATAFSVAFKIDPQQAIATIAVPVATLLIQFDVLGRFLTTFFQHKIDRDIENFNYKAIERDYLLGAFPWALSRALPVFFALALGQGAVQGIIDFINTNIPWLATGLTVAGGALPGVGFAILLRYLPVKKHFPYLILGFVLTAMLSVLFASVQTLGGAVAGLSKEFTGVFQGLPVLGVALIGFALASIHFKNSFNVPSGAVASSAAEGEVDDDEI, translated from the coding sequence ATGATTCATTGGTGGCAAATATTATTACTAACTTTATATGCTGCATATCAAATTTTAGATGAATTAACAATCGTATCATCAGCTGGGTCACCAGTTTTTGCAGGTTGTGTAGCAGGGTTAGTTATGGGAGATTTACAAACAGGTCTATTTATTGGTGGTAGCTTACAATTAGTTGTTCTAGGTGTTGGAACATTCGGTGGGGCTTCACGTATTGATGCTAACTCAGGAGCAGTTTTAGCAACAGCATTCTCAGTAGCATTCAAAATTGACCCACAACAAGCAATCGCAACTATTGCGGTACCAGTAGCAACATTACTTATCCAATTTGACGTGTTAGGTCGTTTCTTAACAACATTCTTCCAACACAAAATTGATAGAGATATTGAAAACTTCAACTATAAAGCAATTGAACGTGACTACCTATTAGGTGCTTTCCCTTGGGCATTATCACGTGCATTACCAGTATTCTTTGCATTAGCTTTAGGTCAAGGTGCTGTTCAAGGTATCATTGACTTTATTAACACAAATATTCCTTGGTTAGCAACTGGTTTAACAGTAGCCGGTGGTGCTTTACCTGGTGTCGGTTTTGCTATCTTATTACGTTACTTACCAGTGAAAAAACACTTCCCTTATTTAATTTTAGGGTTTGTGTTAACAGCAATGTTAAGCGTACTATTTGCTTCAGTACAAACATTAGGTGGAGCTGTAGCAGGATTGTCTAAAGAATTTACTGGTGTATTCCAAGGTTTACCAGTTTTAGGTGTTGCTTTAATTGGTTTTGCTTTAGCATCTATTCATTTCAAAAATAGTTTTAATGTTCCATCAGGAGCAGTAGCAAGTTCAGCAGCGGAAGGAGAAGTTGACGATGACGAAATCTAA
- a CDS encoding PTS system mannose/fructose/sorbose family transporter subunit IID translates to MTKSNYKLTKEDFNQINRRSLFTYQWGWNYERMQASSYLYMILPQLRKMYGDGTPELKTMMKTHSQFFNTSPFFHTIIAGIDLALEEEQGVDSAEAVSGIKTGLMGPFASIGDAIFGSTIPAIFGAIAANMAVQEVGGKNNGTPFGILIWILANIAIMFFRWKQLEFAHKEGVSLVTTMQARLAALTDAATLLGVFMVGALVATMVNIKFVAVPEVFGVKINIQNTLDSIFPKLVPLAVTGFVYWLLGKKGMTSTKAIFIVIALIVALAGLGHLVNMPIIAK, encoded by the coding sequence ATGACGAAATCTAATTACAAATTAACAAAAGAAGATTTTAATCAAATTAACCGTCGTAGTTTATTTACATATCAATGGGGTTGGAACTATGAACGTATGCAAGCGTCAAGCTATCTATACATGATTTTACCTCAATTACGTAAAATGTACGGTGACGGAACACCAGAATTGAAAACAATGATGAAAACTCATTCTCAATTCTTCAATACATCTCCATTCTTCCATACAATTATTGCAGGTATTGACTTAGCTTTAGAAGAAGAACAAGGTGTAGACTCAGCAGAAGCTGTTTCAGGTATTAAAACTGGTTTAATGGGACCATTCGCTTCTATTGGGGATGCAATTTTCGGTTCAACAATTCCAGCTATCTTTGGTGCGATTGCTGCCAATATGGCTGTACAAGAAGTTGGCGGTAAAAACAACGGAACACCATTTGGTATCCTAATCTGGATTTTAGCAAATATTGCAATTATGTTCTTCCGTTGGAAACAATTAGAGTTTGCCCACAAAGAAGGGGTTTCTCTAGTAACAACAATGCAAGCTCGTTTAGCAGCTTTAACAGATGCGGCAACATTATTAGGGGTATTCATGGTTGGTGCCTTAGTTGCAACAATGGTAAACATTAAATTCGTTGCTGTACCAGAAGTATTTGGTGTTAAAATCAATATTCAAAATACTCTAGATTCTATTTTCCCTAAATTAGTACCACTTGCTGTAACAGGTTTTGTATACTGGTTATTAGGTAAAAAAGGTATGACATCAACTAAAGCAATCTTTATTGTTATCGCGTTGATTGTTGCTTTAGCTGGTTTAGGTCATCTAGTAAATATGCCAATTATTGCAAAATAG
- a CDS encoding PTS fructose transporter subunit IIA — protein sequence MSKHLILISHGVFCEALKASTEMIMGPQDYIHAIPLLPSEGPEDFQQKFEALTDGLEEYTVFADLMGGTPCNVASRLLMSGAKSFDLYAGMSMPMVIGFINSVLVGQETDLIANTKENICYVNALLQTDDDDDE from the coding sequence ATGTCAAAACATTTAATCTTAATTAGTCATGGTGTCTTTTGTGAAGCACTAAAGGCAAGTACAGAAATGATTATGGGACCGCAAGATTATATTCATGCTATTCCATTATTACCGTCAGAAGGTCCTGAAGATTTTCAACAAAAATTTGAAGCATTAACAGACGGATTAGAAGAATACACTGTATTTGCTGATTTAATGGGTGGAACGCCTTGTAATGTGGCGTCACGCTTATTGATGTCAGGTGCAAAATCATTTGATTTATATGCAGGTATGAGCATGCCAATGGTTATTGGTTTTATCAATAGTGTTCTCGTTGGACAAGAAACAGATCTTATCGCAAACACAAAAGAAAACATTTGTTATGTCAATGCTTTATTACAAACAGATGACGATGATGATGAGTAA
- a CDS encoding LytTR family transcriptional regulator, with the protein MRVIIELDELLQDIEVIIKAPAFDERLANLQRAIEMSAKRSLNFVFYKENSEYYIPISDILFFETQGNVVCAHTERDTYTIKLKLYEIESNMPIEFVRISKSTIVNTKKIYALDKSFSGTSTISFYKTHKQVHVSRHYYKTLKDRLNETR; encoded by the coding sequence TTGAGGGTAATTATAGAGTTGGATGAATTACTTCAAGATATTGAAGTCATTATCAAGGCACCGGCATTTGATGAACGGCTTGCTAATTTACAAAGAGCTATTGAGATGAGTGCAAAGCGTTCTTTAAATTTTGTGTTTTATAAAGAAAATAGCGAATATTATATACCAATTTCAGATATACTATTTTTTGAAACGCAAGGAAATGTTGTGTGTGCACATACAGAGAGGGATACGTATACAATCAAATTAAAATTATACGAGATAGAATCAAATATGCCGATTGAGTTTGTGCGTATTTCCAAGTCGACTATTGTCAACACCAAAAAGATTTATGCATTGGATAAGTCTTTTTCTGGAACGAGTACGATTTCTTTTTATAAGACACATAAACAAGTGCATGTGTCTAGACATTACTATAAAACATTAAAAGATAGATTAAATGAAACGAGGTAA